A section of the Pseudanabaena mucicola str. Chao 1806 genome encodes:
- the hmpF gene encoding pilus motility taxis protein HmpF → MQYLAELQKTQAAFGLGGNSSVRLLARNTGENIWLPITNEQVLQVQDSSQARDFKDGQMVIAEVTASNQVQSIQDASKKIVNILQAFSRSQDKYKSAEEEVEQWKQSLNFQSQELHRREQELEQKELDLENLEARRQEIEELEEKFARERIEIEQLRKSIEVERGQIEAKAAALTSDQVEHLKYLIGQLSSSFSNPDSLKDRIHNALDLVNKRQEVLTSFWQNLDNLKNEAEKQKGLLNKSTEDLNVRKNQCQQTKIALADAQAELKAQRGILKLQENNMAMSRMQLDAQIELYEQTSSAIKALGGSGSMEILSPEEENRLQSMPIEELESTIKALQADFDKLSNYIGAQEDELAGLEGEIADLQSQVETSDQFARIELESNKEFAEEQYKLLEESVFGMRRGMQDRLSLLNQQKAILERRKGIVVEANPVQGLLPLLSQIEAQKNLQEQELRKMESQIEAVRNYTQQQQEILAKQTQEHLQQEQFIRAAESQQQERIRLVAELFGQISAQEQLLRPVQDIVDTLRPQLEAAVQDPGIIANGSNSSQVLADLQSVIQTLVST, encoded by the coding sequence GTGCAATACTTAGCGGAACTTCAAAAAACTCAAGCAGCTTTTGGATTAGGTGGTAACTCGTCTGTCCGTTTACTGGCGCGTAATACGGGTGAAAATATTTGGCTGCCGATTACAAATGAGCAAGTTTTACAAGTTCAAGATTCAAGCCAAGCTAGGGATTTTAAAGATGGTCAGATGGTAATTGCTGAAGTTACAGCAAGTAACCAAGTACAAAGTATCCAAGATGCTTCTAAAAAAATTGTCAATATCTTGCAGGCTTTTTCGCGATCGCAGGACAAATACAAATCTGCGGAAGAAGAAGTTGAGCAATGGAAGCAATCTCTCAATTTTCAGAGCCAAGAGTTGCATCGTCGTGAGCAAGAATTAGAACAAAAGGAATTAGATCTAGAAAACCTTGAAGCAAGAAGACAAGAAATTGAGGAGTTAGAGGAGAAGTTTGCTAGAGAACGTATTGAAATTGAACAGTTAAGAAAAAGTATTGAAGTTGAGCGCGGACAGATTGAAGCTAAAGCAGCCGCTCTTACTTCTGATCAAGTCGAACATCTCAAATACCTTATCGGTCAATTATCATCTAGTTTTAGCAATCCCGATTCTCTTAAAGATCGGATTCATAACGCCCTTGATTTAGTTAATAAACGGCAGGAAGTACTGACGAGCTTTTGGCAAAACTTAGATAATCTCAAAAACGAAGCTGAAAAACAAAAGGGGCTTCTCAACAAATCGACAGAAGATCTGAATGTTCGTAAAAATCAATGCCAGCAAACTAAAATAGCTCTAGCAGATGCACAGGCAGAATTAAAAGCACAGCGCGGTATTCTCAAACTGCAAGAGAATAATATGGCGATGTCTAGGATGCAACTTGATGCTCAAATCGAACTCTATGAACAAACGTCTAGTGCGATCAAAGCCCTTGGTGGATCTGGTAGTATGGAAATTCTTAGTCCAGAGGAAGAAAACCGTCTCCAGTCAATGCCTATTGAGGAGCTAGAGTCAACTATTAAGGCATTGCAAGCGGATTTTGATAAGTTAAGCAACTACATTGGTGCTCAGGAGGATGAGTTAGCAGGGCTAGAAGGTGAAATTGCAGATTTGCAAAGTCAGGTCGAAACATCCGACCAGTTTGCCAGAATCGAATTAGAAAGTAATAAAGAGTTTGCGGAGGAGCAATACAAACTTCTTGAAGAAAGTGTTTTTGGAATGAGGCGTGGGATGCAAGATAGACTGTCACTTCTAAATCAGCAAAAGGCGATTTTAGAACGACGCAAGGGTATTGTTGTCGAGGCTAACCCTGTCCAAGGTTTATTGCCTCTGTTATCTCAAATCGAAGCGCAAAAGAACCTTCAAGAGCAGGAGTTGCGAAAGATGGAGAGCCAAATTGAGGCTGTCAGAAACTATACGCAACAACAGCAAGAAATTCTGGCTAAGCAGACTCAAGAGCATTTGCAACAGGAACAATTTATTCGGGCAGCTGAATCCCAGCAACAAGAACGGATTAGATTGGTGGCGGAGTTGTTCGGTCAAATTAGTGCCCAAGAGCAGTTATTAAGACCTGTGCAGGATATCGTGGATACTTTGCGTCCACAGTTAGAAGCTGCAGTTCAGGATCCAGGTATCATAGCAAATGGAAGTAATTCTTCACAAGTTCTCGCTGACTTACAATCTGTAATTCAAACCTTAGTTTCTACATAA
- a CDS encoding GIY-YIG nuclease family protein — protein sequence MKKLKELPQDAGVYYITALWIVLYVGKAKNLRNRWKTNHHRYQQFKLLHPFGRLHYKVLAASQISAYEKSEITKFRPAWNGTARVTFGNLLCLFVAIWGRVIVYALLLLLAIAAFTYLLMQ from the coding sequence GTGAAAAAGCTAAAAGAGTTACCTCAAGACGCAGGGGTCTACTACATCACGGCGTTGTGGATCGTGCTGTATGTGGGTAAAGCCAAAAATCTCCGCAATCGCTGGAAAACTAACCACCATCGCTATCAACAATTTAAGTTACTACACCCATTTGGAAGACTACATTACAAGGTTTTAGCAGCTAGCCAAATTAGTGCCTATGAAAAATCAGAAATCACCAAATTTCGTCCTGCATGGAATGGCACTGCTAGAGTCACTTTTGGGAATCTTCTATGCTTATTTGTAGCGATATGGGGTCGAGTGATTGTTTATGCTTTGTTGTTATTGCTAGCGATCGCTGCTTTTACATATCTGCTCATGCAATAA
- a CDS encoding ABC transporter permease has protein sequence MNWWKRLRSNPLAWIGITILTIFYAASLFADFVTPYGVNEQVKNAALLPPTQIYWYDRQGQYIGAHVYPTTQGKVDLETGDRALIVDYTKPSRIQIFHGGHLFRTTSEGKLNLLGTDEQGRDQLTRLLYGGRISLLIGFIGTTISYTIGCLVGGISGYIGGWLDIVLMRFVEILMSVPSIYLLVALAAILPPQISNTQRFALIIAIISFVSWAGLARIIRGQVLSIKEQTFILAARASGASPLRIIVKHVLPQTITFIIISATLDIPRFIVVEAVLSLVGLGIQPPDPSWGNMLSLSTNASIVVLQPWLVWTPALAIVLTVLSFNLLGDSLRDALDPKNIRQ, from the coding sequence ATGAACTGGTGGAAAAGACTTAGATCCAATCCTCTCGCTTGGATTGGCATCACGATTTTAACTATTTTTTATGCGGCATCCCTATTCGCTGATTTCGTGACGCCCTACGGAGTCAACGAACAGGTCAAAAATGCCGCTTTGCTCCCACCTACGCAAATATATTGGTATGATCGCCAAGGTCAATATATTGGCGCACATGTCTATCCCACTACTCAAGGTAAGGTTGATCTCGAAACAGGAGATCGAGCCTTAATCGTTGACTATACTAAACCCTCACGGATTCAGATTTTCCATGGTGGGCACTTATTTAGAACCACTAGTGAAGGAAAGCTAAACTTATTAGGAACTGACGAACAAGGTCGAGATCAATTAACTCGATTACTATATGGTGGTCGAATTAGTCTGTTGATAGGCTTTATCGGTACGACTATTTCCTACACAATCGGTTGCCTTGTTGGTGGCATTTCTGGATATATTGGCGGCTGGCTAGACATAGTATTAATGCGCTTCGTCGAGATTTTAATGTCAGTTCCCTCAATTTATTTATTAGTAGCATTGGCTGCAATTTTGCCTCCCCAAATCAGTAACACTCAAAGATTCGCGTTAATCATTGCAATTATTTCCTTTGTGTCATGGGCAGGACTAGCCAGAATCATTCGTGGACAGGTATTGTCGATCAAGGAGCAAACCTTTATTTTGGCAGCTCGAGCCTCAGGCGCAAGTCCATTGCGGATTATTGTGAAACATGTTTTACCTCAAACCATCACTTTCATTATTATTTCGGCAACTCTCGACATCCCCCGATTTATTGTCGTAGAAGCGGTCTTAAGCCTCGTTGGACTGGGCATCCAACCTCCTGATCCGTCATGGGGTAATATGCTATCTTTGTCTACTAATGCTTCGATTGTAGTCCTGCAACCATGGCTAGTGTGGACTCCTGCACTAGCAATTGTGTTAACGGTACTATCATTTAACCTCTTAGGAGACAGTTTACGCGATGCCCTTGACCCCAAAAACATTAGGCAATAA
- a CDS encoding peptidylprolyl isomerase has translation MIRAVIETAKGTMRAELDDQHAPITVKNFVDLAKHGFYDGLTFHRVEPGFVIQGGDPSGNGTGGSGDRIKLEIWAEGDSEATIGNVLARGKKPVIKHNKAGVFSMARTNDPNSATSQFFVTLGDASFLDGQYAAFGYTDDVEVAQAIRRGDKIISVKIED, from the coding sequence ATGATCCGTGCTGTAATTGAGACTGCTAAAGGAACCATGCGTGCTGAGCTTGATGACCAACATGCTCCCATTACTGTGAAAAATTTTGTAGACCTTGCTAAGCACGGTTTTTATGATGGGTTAACCTTTCATCGTGTGGAACCTGGATTTGTGATTCAAGGCGGTGATCCTAGTGGTAATGGTACTGGTGGGTCAGGCGATCGCATCAAGCTCGAAATCTGGGCAGAAGGCGATAGCGAAGCAACAATTGGCAATGTTTTAGCTCGTGGAAAGAAGCCCGTGATCAAGCACAATAAAGCTGGCGTATTCTCTATGGCACGTACTAATGACCCTAATAGCGCTACCAGTCAGTTTTTTGTCACTCTTGGCGATGCCTCATTTTTAGATGGTCAATATGCAGCTTTCGGCTATACCGATGATGTGGAAGTTGCCCAAGCTATTCGTCGTGGCGACAAAATTATCTCCGTCAAAATAGAAGATTAA